The genomic window TCGGCTGGCACGTCGGCCTGCATGCCCGCTTACAAGGCCACCACGTGCGCACAGCATCGGCGCGCCCGGGGCAGGAGGCGGAGCTTCTCACCGCCGTCGACGGCGCCGACACGGTCATCCACCTGGCCGCTTGCAACCGTCCCGCGGAAGGCCAGACACCACAGGACGCAGCGGACCACACCCTGGCCGCGGCCCACCGGACCGCGACGGCCCTGCGCGAGGCCGGCTCCCCGCCGTCCCGTGTCGTCGTCGCCGGCACCACCCAATCCGGGACCGACTACGGCGAGGCCAAATCCTCCGGCGGCGACGCCATCGCCGCCGTGGCCGACGCCGTCGGCGCCACCGCGACCGAGTGGCTGCTACCCAATCTCTTCGGCGAGCACGGCCGTCCCCGCCACAACATGGTCACCGCCACGTTCATCGAGGCACTGCTCGACGGCGACGCCCCCACCGTCCACGGTGACACGCCGTTGACGCTGCTCGCCGCCCGCCACGCTGCGGAGCTGCTGCTGTCGGACGCCCCGGCCGGCCGCCGCGCGGTCACCGACGACGTCGCCCCGCTGCGCCACACCACGGTCCCCGACCTGCTCGCCCGCCTGCAGGCCATCCACGGACCCTACTCCGAGCGCGGCCAGCTGCCCGACCTGGCCGACGGGTTCACCTCCGAGCTCATGGCCGCGTACCTGTCGCATTCCTTCCTGCGCCGCCCCGCCATCCCTTTGGTCGCGCACTCCGACCCCCGCGGCAGCTTCTTCGAGACCGTCCGCGTCGCCGGCGGCGGGCAGACCAGCTTCT from Corynebacterium maris DSM 45190 includes these protein-coding regions:
- a CDS encoding polysaccharide biosynthesis C-terminal domain-containing protein, translating into MSQTLTLVGASGFLGWHVGLHARLQGHHVRTASARPGQEAELLTAVDGADTVIHLAACNRPAEGQTPQDAADHTLAAAHRTATALREAGSPPSRVVVAGTTQSGTDYGEAKSSGGDAIAAVADAVGATATEWLLPNLFGEHGRPRHNMVTATFIEALLDGDAPTVHGDTPLTLLAARHAAELLLSDAPAGRRAVTDDVAPLRHTTVPDLLARLQAIHGPYSERGQLPDLADGFTSELMAAYLSHSFLRRPAIPLVAHSDPRGSFFETVRVAGGGQTSFSTTVPGITRGDHLHLRKIERFVVLSGSARISIRRSGTDERVDLDATGEEPVAVDMPIGWSHNITNTGDDTLYTQFWISEMYDPADPDTFPEEV